A window of Fusarium falciforme chromosome 1, complete sequence genomic DNA:
TGTCACTGAGGCCGGTATCAACGCCGATGAGAAGGCCGACGTCAACCAAGACATTAACGATGCCATTGACCAAAGCGCTCCCGATCAGAATGCCTCCCATGGTGTCCAAGACATCCAGGCCATCACCTTGGTCTGGGGCAAGGGCTCCCTCGCTGCCCTTCTCTGTCTGTATGCTTCCCTTAACCACCTTAAACACATGGGAAACACTATGCTAATCTTGTTGCCAGCATCTGGCTCCTCTTCCTGGTCCAGGGCTTCCGTATTTCCATCTTCGCTGTCATGCTGCCCTATGCCACCAGCGAATGGGCTTCTCACTCCCTCCTGACTGTTGTCGCTATTGTCGCTGATTCCATGACCTCTGCCGTCTATATCCCCATGGCCAAGGTGCTCAATGTCTGGGGTCGCGCTGAGGGTTTCCTCCTCATGGTTGTCTTTGCCACCATCGGCCTCATCCTGACTGCTGCCTCGCACAACCTGGCCACCTTCTGCGCTGCCCAGGTCTTTTACTCTGTCGGCTTCGGAGGCATGATCTACACTGTCGGTGTTCTGGCTGCTGATGCCTCCAACCTCCGCAATCGAGGTCTGACTTTTGCCTTCACCTCGTCCCCTTACATGATCACTGCCTTTGCCGGatccaaggctgctgaggccTTCCTGCTCAACGTCAAGAACTGGCGCTGGGGTTTTGGCTGCTTTGCCATCATCCTGCCTGTCGTCACCTTCCCCCTGTACTTGGTTCTCAAGATCAACCTCCGCAAGGCCGTCAAGCAGGGTATCATTACCCACCAGAAGAGCGACCGCACCATTCCCCAGAAGATTTTGTACTTTTTCCGCGAGTTTGATAGTGAGTGACAGTCCCGGCCTTGGCCATATTCAATACTCTCGTGCTAACAAGACTGGCAGTCGTCGGCGTCTTCCTCTTTGGTGGCGGCTTGACCGTCTTCCTTCTGCCATTCACGCTCGCTAGCCACGCTCCCAACGGCTGGAAGTCCGACTacatcatcgccatgatCATCGTCGgcttcatcgtcctcgtcctgtTCGGTCTCTGGGAGTACTACTGGGCCCCCGTTCCCTTCCTCCAGGGCAAGTTCCTCACCGACCGCACTGTCATCGGCGCGTGCCTCATCGACATGACCTACCAGGCCTCCTACTACTGCTGGAACCTCTACTTCACCTCTTTCCTGCAGGTCGTTGCCAACCTCAAGCCTGCCGAGGCTGGATATGTCAACTCGACCTTCCAGATCGTCTCGggtatcctcctcttcatcgttgGTTACGCTATCCGCCGCACTGGCTACTTCAAGTGGCTCTTCTACCCTGCCATCCCTCTGTACCTCTTCGCCCAGGGTCTCATGATCCACTTCCGCCAGCCTAACCAGTACATCGGCTACATTGTTATGTGCGAGATTTTCATCTCTATCGCcggctccatcttcatcctcaacatGCAGCTGGCCGTCCTTGCTGCCGTCGAGCAAGAGTACATTGCCGCTGCTCTGGCCACTCTGTACGTCTCGGGTGGCATCGGTGGCGCCATCGGCGGTGCCATTTCGGGTGCTATCTGGACCAACACCTTCCTTCCCGCCCTCCAGCGCAACCTGCCCgaggaggccatggccaacATCACCATGATCTACAGTATGCTCCCGACTCAGCTGTCCTACCCCGTCAACAGCCCTACGAGACTCGCCATCCAGAAGTCTTACGGCTATGCCCAAACACGAATGCTGACTGCCGGcctcgtcatcatggccCTGTCCGCTATCTGGGTCTTCATGCTCAGGAACATCAACGTCAAGAAGCTTACTCAGACCAAGGGTACCGTCATGTAAGCTGTTTTGGGCAGCGAGCGTCCCGGGGTTTTTACTTGGCCAGCCCGTCTGGCGCAATACCACATGTAATATCCATAGTATGGACTACTGCTAGATTGTTTAGTATCTAATCTGGCAAGGTTGAGTTTGTCGGGCAATATCCAACCCAATAAACATCTTTCTTGCTTAGTTGTCAGATCCTGTATCTGTGTAATCTTCTCTCAGCTCCCATCTCGGCATGGTGAATTAATACCAACACTCTCGAGTCCATATTTACATTACTTATGCTCTGTTTCATCGGGTGCAATTTAGTAGAAGTGTTGGATAACTTATGAGTATGTCGGCCTCCCATGATACGTTGCCGTCTAATCATGACACTCGCCATTTCTCACATTTCTACCCACAAGAAAACCATGTTCAGACAGCCTTTGGAATATGAATCATTCCTGATTTTATACATCATGACACGGTCAGTAGTTGCTGTGCCGAATTACTGATTGCGTGACCATCAGCCCTATGAGCATATCTCGCAAAGGATCATGATAGCTCATATGCAAGGTCTATAGGCGAAAGCCAACATATCTTGGCATATTTGTTTAATCTAGAACATTTCGCTGCAATAGGCATGGCTCATGGTGAGCCTCGTTATTGGTAAACGCTCCCCAGTATCCGCCATCACATTGGCCTCCCATCACTATGTTCCATGTGACACATTTACAATATAGAtcgttatagatattttaatatgGATGGAATACGACGGTATATATGTTTACCTAACTATATGACGCCTCGGTTGGTGGTTGTTTGAATTGCTGTGTCTTGTACAGGTTGGTAGGTAGATAGATAGATGATCAAGTCGGTTTGACAGCAACCACAAGTTTCGTATTCTACAATGGAATAAACGAACGAGCCTTTGATACAAGCTATTATTTCCTTTGGAGTTGAATGCTGTCTACCCGTTTGCCTTGCTCGTTCGCAACTGGTCATTTCATGACTGGGTGACTTCACCTCCTCATGATTGAGCAGCAACTCTGACCATCGCAAGAGGACTCCAGGGCCACAATGCAATATCCTCGGCGATTTCACGCATTTTCACAGCCAATTCGGTTATTTATACTGAGCTATTCCCGCGTAAGAGTTTTAAATCATGGTATTACCCTCGTTTGTGAAATTGTAGTCGCTTTCATAGGTACCCCGTCCATCTACCCTAGAACCAGGCTGTTTCCCAGCATCTTTACATAACACGTCTACAAGGCATAGTAAATCGTCCATGTATTCATTTCCATCTGGTTTGCTATAGAAGCAGCTTCTAGAATCACTTGCAATATCGTATCGACCCGctgctcctccatctctcgcAACTTGGCGTCAACCACTGAGTGCAACTTTTCAGACCGTTCCCAATGTAAATAGAAAATGCCCTGTCAACGCCGGACACCTCGGCGCCCTCTCTCTGTTGGGCCTAGCTTGCCCGTCGGGGCTTAGTagaccttcttcttctcgtcgatgCTGAACTGGCCGGGGCCGCTGTTGACCAGGAGCAGGAGTCCGCCGACAATGGACAGGATCTGGAAGAAGTCGTACTTGGCAAAGTCCTTATGAGGGTGGTGCTCGTGAAGCTGTAATTGTTAGCTGCTGAAACTGTGGGATCAAAGCACCCAAACTTACAGTCCAGAAGTTGTTAACCAGGAGGTTAAAGATGCTCAGAATGACAACCAGAAGAGTGGCGCTGTACTTGGCCTTGAATCCAACGACGACCATGACGCAGGCGACACCACCCAGGATGGAGACGAGGACACGCCACAGAGACCATTGGCCGCTGAAAACAAAGCCaacgaagaggaagatgagcaGGACGCGGCCAGCCAGCTGGAAGTACATCTTGCGGTCCTTCTCGTCGATCTGGGGGAGACCGGCAAAGGCCTTGGTCTTTCGGACCCACGAGTCGGACAGGACCATGACGAGGCCACCAATAACGGACAGGTTTCGGAGGAAAAAGTTGAGGTCGAAGATGAGGCCGTAGCCGAGGGCCTGGGTCACGACGACGCCCATGAGGCCGGCGACGGCGTAGTCGGAGTGCTTtcggatgatgacgagagtGGAGCACGAGAACATGGCGAGAATGTTgacgagaaggaagaggtgcGTGACTCCGGACGGGACTGTTTCAAGTGTGAGAACTCTCAACTCGGCTCTAGCTGGTAAGCGGCTGGCGTCTTACTGTGTCTGTAATCCCGCAGGTAGAGAAGCTGGTCGGACCATTGAGTGATGATGCGGAGGGCATCCTCGAAGAAGGTGACGACGATCAGGAAGCGACCAATTGCAGGGAGATAGCTGTTCAAAGTTAGCTCTCTGAACCTTTCCTCCTGATAATAGACTCGACTCACGGCTTCACGGGCTCGCTGAAGTTGTCGAGAGCGTCCTCAATCTTGCTGGTATAGAGCCGGATCTGCTCGAGAGCGCCCTCGCTCTGCTGAGTATCAACACTCTGGGCGGCGCCATAGGGCGCGGGGCCACCAAGGCCGTAGCCAGAGTTGAATCGCTGGGACATGGTTGTAGAATCGTAGACGAGTTGTTGCTCTCTCTGGTCGCGTGCAGGCCTGCTGACGACGAGTCACGACGGGCGGCAGCTTatggtgtcgtcgtcgtcgtcgagtgAGTCTTGAGCTTGTATGAGGAAGCAAGCCGAAGAGGGTTGAAGGAGAGGACCAAGCAAGCTCGAGATCTTGTCTTGAGAGCTTGGCCAAAAAGGTGGGATCGGCCGCGGGGGATGAAGAGAACAACAATGAGAGGAGGTGGACTAAACGGCGTGAGAAGCTTTACAAACGAAGATTAGGGAAAAATAGAGAGCgtgcaagggcaaggagagaCAAGCAGGACGAACAAGGCGTCGAGGTGAGTTGTCCTTTGTGGTTCAATTGGAGCCGATGACCTCAGAGAAGGAGGGTTACTTAATTGTAACAACGGTGTCCTTTCGAGATCCCGTGATGATGCTAGGTAGACGTGCCCACTTTTTAGCTCCCTTGAGTGGTCTTTGGTTGGTACTCCTGAATCGAGAGGGACCTGTCCTGCAAGGCATGCTACCGGGGCAGGTCAGGTACCGTCAAGCTGGAAGGTACAAGCACTACCGGGCCTCTATCGCGCGTAAATACGGGACCCCAGCCACCAGGGTCGGCAGCTAAGAAGCCCCAAGAATGGAAGCTCTACAATGGCTGCTCTCTAAGTGGCGCACAGCCTCTGTTCTGCGTCTTGCTGCACCCTCGGACCTTGACCTTCCGAATCTGCACCATTGAAGTATCCGTATCAAGGCTCGGTAGTTCTTTTGTAATTCAGAAGGTTGAATAGATgcctcttccatcttggGGCTGTGTTACGACAAGAGCTCAGCTGCTCATCCTACAGAGTACACACTAACATCAAAACCTCCAGTCAGCTTAGTCAGTCCAAGATACACATGTCCCTACAGCCCAGCATTCAAGACATCAGAATCCATCCAACCCACTCTCGGCTCGTCCAAGATCCTCAATCCGCCCGTGTCATCGTACTCTACTCTTCCCTCGTTTACTGCCCACTGCATCTCTTCCCGCAAGACGGTGCGTTCACCTGAGACGGGATCCCACTCCCAGCCCTCCTTCATCCACATCCATCTTAGATATGCCCTGAGCTCCTTGTCGTCTGGCCGGACCCTCATCCACTCGGGCTGAAACTCTGGCTCTCGCCCACCCCCATTCCAGTCCGTGGCTCGGCCGAGCAGCTCATCACGGCAAAATATCCGCCAGCTATCGATGGCATACTTGCCTTTGGTGAGATGTCCAATCTCCCATGCTTCAAGGTCATGCTCATCCGGGCCTTCCTCCGAAGGCGTTGAAGGGTTGCTGTTTAACTCTTGAAATACTTTCGCCGACGGGTCAAAGTCCCTTCGGTCGTAATTTTTCACCTTGTATGTCTTGCCAGCTCTCGGCGGATTGTGCAGGAAACCGTGAGCATACTTTTGCATCAAAGCCACACGGTGAACTGAGAGCCCAAGATGGCGTATCGTGCCGACAAGCTCATCCGTATTCGCTGGGTCGACAACCGCCATCGGGGTGGGGAAACGCTCCTTGAACTTGTAAAACACGGGAATTGCATGAAGACCCTTTGTTCGAATCAAAAAAGTTACCGCAATCAGCAGCCAGAACGGTTCGTGTGCAAACACTTCTTGAATAAGGCCAAACGTTTGCGAGGTGAGAGGCGCGAATGGCACTGCAGATATCGTGCCACGAGGCGGTCGCTTTTTGGCTTGAGGCTTCTGCTCTGGTGCCGAAATTGGTGGTGTAAAGTATGGAGATGTTGAACTGACATGTTTCACGTCCAGACTTTGATCTTCTAACAGGCCGGTCCAATTTTCAGGGGCCGCTATTTGATCAGAGCACTGCCCTTGAACCAGCTCATTGGAGTTATTGATTTGAGACTGGAGATATAGCTGGTTTGAGACGTAGTTGAGGTTGCCATTCTCAGTTACTGGTGACGCCACAGACACACAGCCTTGGGCAAGATTCAATAGAGGCAATTGAGTCGGGATGCTCCACCTGTGGCTTTCTTGTGGGCGTTGGTCTTGGGGCTGGTCGGACCAGTAGTGTGATGTAGTGAGATGGCGCTTCGCGCTCTCCGGCGGCTGAGAATAGGGCAACCCGACCTCCGAATCGCGCCGCCGTTGCCGCTGATTGTCGAGAAGCTCGGCTGAGGACGGTGGCCGGATTTCGGGGTCGCGCTCCAGCTCCTTTGCCCGAGCAATAAGCCGATCGGTAGCTTCCCATGGCTCCGAGGTTGGTGGTTCCGACTCATTCCATATCCTCCAGATGTAGGCAGCAACATCTTGGCCATCTAGACTTTGCTGGTCGTAGCCGCGCAGCCTCCGGAGTGATTCGGCGCAGTCAATCAGATAGTGCCAGTCCTCTGAATCTGCGACCAGGCTCtgctggagaagctcctcggTCTCGCTTGATGCCTGACTGGATTCAATGACGTCGGCAAGGAAATCCCGGGCATCTCGCCATGCGTCAAACGTGCGCAGGACGTCGTGACCGAAGCGTGACCGGGCGGGGTCGGACATGTCGATCAGTCCCTTTGAGGGTGAATGAGGATGCGGCAACAAAGTCAAGTGTGCGGGAACAGGGTGGAAGCTTGCATGGTGATCCCGATGAAAACCGGTTCTCGAGAATGTATCTGTCCGATGGCAAACTGTTGATAGGGTTGAGCAAGGGAAAAGGGTTCAAATGAGGGAGACAAAGTTATGGTTATGAACAAAGGGTTCAAGTTCATGACAAAGTTATCGGCAGAGTTTGGTGGATGCCTGAAGTCATGGAGTCATTCACGGTGTGTTTGTGAGGTTGAGTTTTCAGCCTTTGGTTGGATGCACATATTGTAAATTGACTAGAAATTCACAGCTCGGAACGTTTAGCCAACATCGAAAACAACAATGACAACAAAGACGTTTATTGTTGCTTTCAAACTAACCACACAGCCTCGGTAAGGCACAGTAGGCAACGGATAACCTCGCATTACTCGTTCGCGTATCTCTCAACATGGGACAGTCTGGGACACTGTGCTCGACGTCGAGTcagagaagaggaaatggGGCCCTGAGTAAAAGAAAATCGGCCCTACGGTCGAGAGCGAAGATGCTATCACCTGCTGGGGTTGGCGTTGGTTGATTCGGGCAAAGAAcgggcgagaaggctgcAAGAATGGAGAAGGAAGGCCCTCCACGTGTCCTGGCGACTGGGTTCCAGGGGGTCCTGCAGTGCACCTCACCCTCTGGAGCAACTGAAGCCAGGGACCGCCAGGGACTGGATTGGACCTGACCCAGGAGCTGGAAGGCTTCGATGCTTGTTGCTGAGTCTGCGTCCTCGGCATGGAAGTGCCGCTCTTTTCCAGTGGTGTTGGGCTTTTGCGGGTACGAGTGCATGCGCCAGGCTTCACTCACCTGGTACATAGCCTTGCCTGCGCTCTCCACCAAAAATCACGGTGAGCCTCATGTACCACGTCGGTACTCTGCTCCTTCCAACCACGACACATGGACAGGTCGCGTGATGCAGTACGACAACAAGTGATGTGGAAAGCGAAAAAGAAAGACTGACCTTGAGCGCAATTGCCCAATCTTGAAATGACCATATAAACCAAAACTCACCAGAGCCTCACCCGCCTCCTTCAACGTCATCCGAACCATCTCTCATTCACGTCTTCTTATCTCTTTTCTCCTACTGCCCAGTACCACACCTAGGCTACAGTACAGTGTGCGAACGTGTTTCCCAGTCAGTCAAGTGACACCCGTTGCTCTGCATCCTCCGCTTTCAATCACGCCAAACGCCCAACCTAGCACTAGCCCGCCAATTAGAGCCCTGCATCGCGGCAAGGTCGGACCACATCTACAGGTCACGTGTGCTATCGCATCGCCCCGACTCGATCCTGTCGCCAGTCTttcgcctcgcctcgccgCCTCCGCTCCGCTCGCAATTCCATCTTCCTCCGTATTCCGCCCACCGCGCTCTCCCCGTTCCCTACAGAACCTGtatcaacatcatcaacatcatccaAGAGATGAGTAGTCGCGGCGGTAAATTAGCCCCAGAAGTCAATCGGTATGTTTGTCGCCAGCCTCGCCCGCGCCCGCGCTCGACACCCAGCACGAATCAACATTGAACGCCCGACGCCCCATCCATTCAtcacccatcccatcccgaCCCCCGATCTGACCCCACGAACACCTGCATGCTGTATCAGATGTCGCTAACTGTTTTCCAGAGCTCTGTTCGTCAAGAACTTGAGGTATGATGCGACCGATGTCGACGTGTCCGACCCCCGACTAATCGATGCCGATTTAGCTACAACGTCACTCCGGAGGAGTTGTTCGACCTTTTCGGAAAATTTGGCCCAATTCGGTATGCACAGGCCCCGAGCAACCACAGCGGCGACCCCAGCGACGCGCTCTCATGTCGGCTCGAGTCGCACAAATCGATGCACATATACTGACGGTCTCTGCAGCCAGGTTCGACAGGGTATCGCGAGCAACACCAAGGGCACAGCCTTCGTCGTCTATGAGGACGTAATGGATGCGAAGCAAGCCTGCGACAAGCTCAACGGCTTCAACTTCCAGAACCGATACCTCGTTGGTGCGTCGCCCTTTCTTTCGGCATGTCCGTCTGCTGCGCCCTCGGACATTGCCTCGGATGTAGCCTCGGACTTGGACTTTGCGCTGACGACGTGAACAGTACTATACCATCAGCCCGACAAGATGGTCAGGTCAAAAGAGGACCTCGAAGCCCGCCGCGAGTCTTTAGCTCAGCTCAAGAAACAGCACGGTATCGATTGACAATCCGACCGGTCTGTAGATAGCCTGCCTAGGAAGTCGACTTCCTCGTCTGCAGGCCGGTCTTCGTCTTCCCCCAAATCTCCTTCGCCGGATCCGAAGACGATCCTCCGAAAAGGCAGGGCCCCGACCAATAAAGCAACCACCAAGAGTCACGCAGCCTCGCGAGTTGTCCGCTTCGACGATGGGTTGCGACCCGCACTCCAAACCTGTGCATGATGTAATTCTTATTGTACCACTTGTTTGGAGGGGGCTCCAGGCAGGGAGCTCAGCATACACATCAGCTTTTCGGTGGTTTTTGGTTCGGACTCGCCTGACACGCAAACACCTCTCCTTTTACGGCTCTGGGACTTGGTGCACTGGGGAAATTAAGGTTGATTCAGCAAGTGGCGATATGACCAGTCACAAACTGCTTTGGGGATCTGGCCTGGGATAGGCCAGATGTCGTTTTTGCTTGTGGATAGCTTTTGTTGCGGTGTTTCGtttgttttttttatcttcttttcgaagccatggccatgagaaGCCAACCCCCCTTCCCTTTGTCACAGTCTGCTTGATGGGTTCCAGACCGTACAGAATTGTGACCTTGACTGGCCTTGTCTTTGCCCATTTTTCTCGGTGGCTTTGAATCGTACGATATCACTGTTACTTTGACGGGTGAGACGAAAAAGGAAGCACGCATGTCGTATGTGGATTAGAAACGAGTTCAGTTTGATAAGGGATAATGGAACTCGATTCGCAGAATGGAGGTTGTGACTTGACAGGCACTTGTGATGTGTTGCTCGTAGCTTACTTCCGGTTCAGGTGTAGACTAGTCTTACTCTGAACTGGACTGATTTCTGAATTGTAACGTTAAAATTCGAGAAAAGGCGGGAGTTGTCAAGCCAGGGTTAGCTCTGGGTAGGTAGGGATGCAGCTAGACCGTTGTAGTAGGCAACTCCATGCACCTCTAGACAGCTTTGCTGCAGAGCCAAGGGGATACCCCTCAAGCCTGCTTCTCTCGATCGCCATGTTCCTTGGCACCAACATCAGTCTTGTTGGTCGATCCAGCATGTCGAATCCCCTGCAGGTAGGGAAGGGAGGGTAGGGCCAGCCAGAATGTGAGGTGGAGGTGTCCGGACTTTTCGGTGTAGAATAGGGGTTGAGATAGACACGGATAGATCACGTCAACCACGACCAACTTGAAGATACACTTTGGTGAGCTAGGGCTGATGACGAACAGGTTATCTGCATTGCAGCAGcatgagggagaagaacTGTACCCTCCTGTCCGCCCCCAACAGCAGCTGATCTGTTGAGAAATTCTGAcatgacctcctcctccctgcCCGGTTTCTACAGTCCAGTCCATTCCGGACCCGACAGTCTGGTTCCCATCCTGGTCATGATGCGGAAATTTGCCCGCCACCAACACGGAGCTGCAAATGCAGTGATCCCCATTGTCGTCACACGGCAAAATGCCGCAAATGTACGGATACAGCTCCGCGAGCTGGTCTTTTCCTCCCTAGGACGGGGGATTGAGCTCGGTAAGGGCGGGCTGGCATGTGGCATGGACTCAGGAGTGGACATCGGGATGTCAGCTCGGTTGATAACAGCATCTCGCTTCCAGGCTTCAGACTTCAGGCTCAAGCACAAGCTCAGAGAGATGCCATGGAGTAGCAACTGGAAGCAGGAGAATCTCGCTGGAATCTTGGTCACTTGACCAGATGGACATGCGGCGGGATTCCTTCAAGCGGAGTTGGAAGGGGGCTGTGGTCCGGCAGCTCAAACAACTTTCCACGTCACGATTTATGGATACGCCGTACATTTCTCCTGCTAGcaaacagacagacagacaacTGCAGCCTCGGCTCCGTCCGGCGTCGAGAGATGTCTTCGTGGCGTTGTTCTCTTGCCCCGTCTACAACAAACAAGCATCGGGGAACTAGATACCTGCCTACCTGCCTACCCAGGTGGTAGTCGGTATAGGGGGGAGAAAAACGCCTTGCCGTGTGACCCAAAGCCAAGCCCGGGCGCACGCTCGGCCGCATCGACAGCGGCCGTGGATAGAGAGACGAAGAGGAGtaggagagaaagagaaagtGGAAGATACTGCTGTGCAAAAAGTCTCGATAGACAGACGCAGAGAGAGCAAGGTGGTCGCAGACGCGGTCGCAAGCGGCGGCCGTGGAGGGCTCTGACTGGTGGTGCAAGCGCCGGCGGGTGGAAGGGCGGTCGGGTGCGGCCTCGTGGCTTAGCGGGGGGCTTTGAACGGTGAACCAACTCGACCTTGCCTGTCATGATCGCTGGGAATGCctaggaagaagaagaaatgtAGCTACTGTAGCTATGGACGCCTATAGAGGCCACGATGGAGCGGTTTCAGAGTGCTGGCTGTGGTGGCGAGGTGAAGAAGTTATGGGGTTGAGCAAAGGCTGTGTTGCTCCTTCCTGCGTGTGTGTTGGACTGTAGGTGCGGATAGTTCGCGGCACACACAACCCTGCACCTCGGAAGGAGACACCTAGTTTTCACAACCAACAGCACACGTCTTTTCGAttgcacgcacgcacgcacgcatcCACCTCAATTTCACTGAACATCGACAGACTTTCCTCATCCAGGAAAGATTGTATGCACCCTCAATCATCTGCCGAAGGATCCAATCCTTCCGTTTTCCTATTGTGGACTTGTCCGCACCTCGCCAGCCCTTGTACCGTACGGTATTGACAGTAGCTTGGAAGGGCTCCGCTAGGCCATCGTCATGGCGCACCACACGCACAGCACACACACCCAGAAGCCCGGATGGGTCTCGCTAGCCGGACcacccttctcaacctccacAGCCACGCGCACGCACGAGCTCGACCGCCCAGACAACCATACCATACCTACCTATGCACCTTGGGCAGGTAGGGGGAGCTTGCTCGATCtcgcgatggatggatggaccgTGATGGGGGTAATCAACTCTTGCCGTATTGGGGGCCCACGATGACTTGACCCCATCATGCGTCCTTGTCCCCGGCCTCGAGGCTCATCACCAACCGTCGATGGTCGCAGCTTCGGCCACTATGGATGTATTGTATACTAACTAGCACACTTTGACTGTCCGTCTCTCTACCTAAGGTATACCCAGGTATCCAAGCCCGATATTTGCTCTATAAAGCCATTTCGGAATCCTCCCAGACATGACCCGTTTCCTTTCTCGCTTGCAgtttcatcctcctctttctcaaTAGCCAATGTCTGCCCCAGTGTCTCGCTTCAGCAGGCTGTCACTCGAGAGCATGCCCCCAGAAACCCGCTCTCGCACCAGGGCTCAGTCCCTCTCTGCGGAGTCAGAACAGCCCTATAGAGATGATGAGTcaagctcatcctcctccgggTCGGAGCTGGACTCGGATAGCTccgactttgacgatgacAGCTCAGAGTTTGACGACGCTGAGCCCTCGGCGATTCGCTCGCCCACCAAGCTCACTTATACCGTCGACCATCTCCCAGAAGCCACCCAGGAGACTGTCCGCGATACCTTCAAGGAGCCTCCGAGGATCGCACTGCAAAAGTGCCGccgcatcaacaacacctaTGCCTTCCAGATGACGGAGCTCGTCACGCGCTCCATCCGGATCCGCGCTCCAGAGAACGGCATCTCCAACCTGAGCTGCTCGTGCCGGAACGACGGGCAGCCCTGCGAGCACCTCCTATGGCTGCTCGACC
This region includes:
- a CDS encoding MFS domain-containing protein — translated: MSILDKIKAGVGPKEARPEATETPVTEAGINADEKADVNQDINDAIDQSAPDQNASHGVQDIQAITLVWGKGSLAALLCLIWLLFLVQGFRISIFAVMLPYATSEWASHSLLTVVAIVADSMTSAVYIPMAKVLNVWGRAEGFLLMVVFATIGLILTAASHNLATFCAAQVFYSVGFGGMIYTVGVLAADASNLRNRGLTFAFTSSPYMITAFAGSKAAEAFLLNVKNWRWGFGCFAIILPVVTFPLYLVLKINLRKAVKQGIITHQKSDRTIPQKILYFFREFDIVGVFLFGGGLTVFLLPFTLASHAPNGWKSDYIIAMIIVGFIVLVLFGLWEYYWAPVPFLQGKFLTDRTVIGACLIDMTYQASYYCWNLYFTSFLQVVANLKPAEAGYVNSTFQIVSGILLFIVGYAIRRTGYFKWLFYPAIPLYLFAQGLMIHFRQPNQYIGYIVMCEIFISIAGSIFILNMQLAVLAAVEQEYIAAALATLYVSGGIGGAIGGAISGAIWTNTFLPALQRNLPEEAMANITMIYSMLPTQLSYPVNSPTRLAIQKSYGYAQTRMLTAGLVIMALSAIWVFMLRNINVKKLTQTKGTVM
- a CDS encoding RRM domain-containing protein; this encodes MSSRGGKLAPEVNRALFVKNLSYNVTPEELFDLFGKFGPIRQVRQGIASNTKGTAFVVYEDVMDAKQACDKLNGFNFQNRYLVVLYHQPDKMVRSKEDLEARRESLAQLKKQHGID